From the Vibrio tubiashii ATCC 19109 genome, the window TTGTTTGCCAAACTTCGCTATAATCCTGCTCCAACCAAATTCGTCTCCCCCTTCATATAAGGTAGATGCCCATGCGTCCAAACGATCGCAAGGCGGATCAAGTTCGCCCAATCAAAATTACTCGTAACTACACTGCGTATGCAGAAGGCTCTGTGCTTGTTGAATTCGGCAACACGAAAGTGCTGTGTAATGCGACCGTTGAAGAAAACGTACCACGTTGGCTAAAAGGTCAAGGTAAAGGCTGGGTAACGGCTGAGTACGGCATGCTACCGCGTTCGACTCACTCGCGTATGCGTCGTGAAGCAGCGAGCGGCAAACAAGGTGGTCGTACGATGGAAATTCAGCGTCTGATTGCTCGTAGTTTACGTGCTGTTGTTGATCTAGAAGCAATGGGCGAAATCATGGTGACCGTTGACTGTGACGTGATTCAGGCAGACGGCGGTACACGCACGGCATCTATTTCGGGTGCAAGCGTAGCGATGGCGGATGCCTTCCAACACCTAGTAGAGAAAGGCAAGCTAAAAGCGAATCCTATGAAAAGTCACGTAGCGGCGGTTTCTGTGGGCATTCTAGGTGAAGATATTCTGTGTGACCTTGAGTACACAGAAGATTCAGCAGCTGATACCGATATGAATGTTGTGATGACGGAAGATGGTCGCATGATCGAAGTTCAAGGAACGGCAGAGGGCGAACCCTTCACTCACGCTGAGCTGATGAAGTTACTGGAGTCGGCGACTAAAGGTATTACCGAAATTGTAGCGGCGCAGAAAGCGGCGTTAGAAAATTGATTTAGATAGCTCCCAATTGGGAGCTATTTTTTTGTTTTCTTCTTAGATAACTTAACAGCGTTGTTAGCTTCAACTTTTCACTCCATCACATAGCGCACTATGCTCAGGAGCTGAAAAGTTTCGCTGCCTAGCTGTAAAGCTATCTACTTTGAAAACACTCTTAATAAATTGAGTTATCTTTTCTAGGGACTAGAGGCTAGGAACTAGAAACTTATAAACGGAGAAAGTAATGAAAGCATACCAGCGTGAATTTATTGAGTTTGCACTAGAGAAAGAAGTCCTAAAA encodes:
- the rph gene encoding ribonuclease PH produces the protein MRPNDRKADQVRPIKITRNYTAYAEGSVLVEFGNTKVLCNATVEENVPRWLKGQGKGWVTAEYGMLPRSTHSRMRREAASGKQGGRTMEIQRLIARSLRAVVDLEAMGEIMVTVDCDVIQADGGTRTASISGASVAMADAFQHLVEKGKLKANPMKSHVAAVSVGILGEDILCDLEYTEDSAADTDMNVVMTEDGRMIEVQGTAEGEPFTHAELMKLLESATKGITEIVAAQKAALEN